From a region of the Acinetobacter larvae genome:
- a CDS encoding TetR family transcriptional regulator, whose translation MSIRDERKLQSRQALLNAALSLSRAGRAFSSISLRELTREVGLVPTAFYRHFNDMSQLGTELVDQVSVDIKTVLYQIGRNYLVPDRNHSSLDIFITAVEQNPAPWIFMISERWGGSEQLRLAISREINFLVEDLSQEFAKIDAIQQLQNLNHLNALTGILINLSFTWAMSWIDLLQQPPASEQNAEKERLKQHITQQAHLMFCGAVHTAKSTAQGHPFDQ comes from the coding sequence ATGTCGATTCGCGATGAGCGTAAATTACAAAGCCGTCAAGCCTTACTCAATGCAGCCTTGTCATTGAGTCGTGCAGGTCGTGCTTTTTCGAGTATCAGTTTACGCGAACTGACCCGCGAAGTAGGTCTAGTGCCAACAGCTTTTTATCGGCATTTTAATGATATGAGCCAACTGGGGACTGAGCTTGTCGATCAGGTTTCTGTTGATATTAAAACCGTTTTATATCAAATTGGGCGTAATTATTTAGTGCCTGATCGCAATCATTCTAGTTTAGATATTTTTATCACCGCTGTGGAGCAAAACCCTGCACCATGGATTTTTATGATTTCTGAGCGCTGGGGAGGTTCCGAACAATTACGTTTGGCGATTTCGCGTGAAATTAATTTTTTAGTTGAAGATTTAAGCCAAGAATTTGCCAAAATAGATGCCATACAGCAATTACAAAATCTAAATCATCTCAATGCACTCACAGGCATTTTGATTAATCTTTCTTTTACTTGGGCAATGTCATGGATTGATTTGCTGCAACAGCCACCTGCCAGTGAACAAAATGCAGAAAAAGAACGGCTCAAACAACATATCACTCAACAAGCGCACTTAATGTTTTGTGGCGCGGTTCATACTGCAAAATCAACCGCACAAGGTCATCCTTTCGATCAATAA
- a CDS encoding thiol:disulfide interchange protein DsbA/DsbL yields MKKFILAGIAAGIMAFSMQSMAADFVAGKDYTVIKNPGKVDVPGKIEVREFFWYGCPHCYTLEPHMQTWLKNMPKDVRFLRTPAAMNKLWEQGARAYYVSEALGIRQKTHLPLMHAIHAENKQIFDQASLAKFYTAYGVPEAKFNGLFNSFAISAKIAESNKLAQQYQLTGVPAVVVNGKYIVTGEDGKVTQVLDYLVKKERAAK; encoded by the coding sequence ATGAAAAAATTTATTTTGGCTGGCATCGCTGCTGGCATCATGGCCTTCTCAATGCAAAGCATGGCAGCAGATTTCGTTGCAGGTAAAGACTACACGGTGATTAAGAATCCGGGTAAAGTTGATGTGCCTGGTAAGATCGAAGTACGTGAGTTCTTTTGGTACGGTTGCCCACATTGTTATACCTTAGAACCGCATATGCAAACTTGGTTAAAGAATATGCCTAAAGATGTACGCTTTTTACGTACACCCGCGGCAATGAATAAATTATGGGAACAAGGTGCACGTGCATATTATGTATCTGAGGCATTGGGCATTCGTCAAAAAACGCATTTACCCTTAATGCATGCAATTCATGCTGAAAATAAACAAATTTTTGATCAAGCTTCTTTGGCAAAATTTTATACAGCATATGGTGTCCCAGAAGCGAAATTCAATGGTTTATTTAATTCATTTGCTATTAGTGCCAAAATCGCTGAATCCAATAAACTCGCACAACAATATCAACTGACAGGCGTACCAGCTGTGGTTGTGAATGGTAAATACATCGTGACAGGTGAAGATGGGAAAGTAACCCAAGTTCTGGATTACCTTGTTAAGAAAGAACGTGCAGCCAAATAA
- the argA gene encoding amino-acid N-acetyltransferase → MRSNHVETSHSSQPYVHWFRHSAPYINAHRNKTMVLMFAGEAILDANFKNIIHDIALLHSLGIRLVLVYGARPQINTHLQQKGINSPFHGSHRITTRESLDCVIHAVGAIRLQIEALLSMGLANSPMHGARIDTVSGNFVTAKPYGIRDGIDFQLTGEIRNLDIEAMQQHLNHHNILLLGPIGYSTTGEIFNVLAEEVATKAAIALQADKLIFLGNQQGLMDEHGKLIRELSPQQLDQQIDKYRDSNPDIALYLHNAKHACLQGIHRVHLLSYHYDGALLEELFTRDGIGTMISDAHYEDIRMAQIDDVGGLMNLLRPLEQQGILVYRSRERLENEIEQFAVIERDGTILACAALYPIPTGSGETLQSAEIACVAVHPSYRKSNRGSQILHFLEQKAAQQGIAQLFVLTTRTAHWFIEHGFHTASVDDLPAARQAMYNFQRNSMVFKKLISSSPL, encoded by the coding sequence ATGAGGTCAAATCACGTGGAAACATCGCATAGCTCCCAACCTTACGTCCATTGGTTTCGTCATTCTGCGCCATATATCAACGCGCATCGCAACAAAACCATGGTGTTAATGTTTGCGGGTGAGGCGATTCTGGATGCAAATTTTAAGAATATTATTCACGATATCGCCTTACTGCACTCACTCGGTATTCGTCTGGTGCTAGTATATGGTGCACGTCCACAGATCAATACGCACTTGCAACAAAAAGGCATTAACAGTCCATTTCATGGCAGTCACCGCATTACCACACGAGAATCTCTAGACTGTGTCATTCATGCGGTTGGTGCTATTCGACTGCAAATTGAGGCATTATTGTCTATGGGCTTGGCAAACTCGCCAATGCATGGTGCACGCATCGATACCGTTTCTGGAAATTTTGTCACCGCAAAACCGTATGGCATTCGTGATGGGATTGATTTTCAACTGACCGGTGAAATTCGCAATCTAGATATCGAAGCGATGCAACAACACCTCAATCATCATAATATTCTATTGCTGGGACCGATTGGCTACTCCACGACCGGAGAAATTTTTAATGTCTTAGCAGAAGAAGTCGCCACCAAAGCTGCGATCGCCTTACAAGCAGATAAGCTGATTTTCTTGGGTAACCAACAAGGACTAATGGATGAACACGGTAAACTGATTCGAGAACTTTCCCCACAGCAATTAGATCAGCAAATCGATAAATACCGCGATTCAAATCCAGATATCGCCCTCTATTTACACAATGCTAAGCATGCCTGCCTACAAGGTATTCATCGTGTTCACCTATTGTCTTATCACTACGATGGTGCCTTACTCGAAGAACTGTTTACGCGCGATGGTATAGGTACCATGATCAGTGATGCCCATTATGAAGATATTCGCATGGCACAGATCGATGATGTCGGCGGACTCATGAACTTACTACGCCCATTGGAACAACAAGGTATTTTGGTTTATCGCTCTCGAGAACGCTTAGAAAATGAAATAGAACAATTTGCCGTGATTGAGCGCGATGGCACTATTTTGGCATGCGCTGCGTTATATCCCATTCCAACGGGCAGCGGCGAAACCTTACAATCTGCCGAAATTGCCTGTGTGGCAGTGCATCCAAGCTATCGCAAATCCAATCGTGGCAGTCAAATCTTACACTTCCTCGAACAAAAAGCCGCCCAACAAGGCATTGCACAATTATTTGTATTGACCACACGTACTGCGCATTGGTTTATTGAACATGGCTTTCATACGGCGAGTGTTGATGATTTACCTGCTGCGCGCCAAGCCATGTATAACTTCCAACGTAACTCAATGGTCTTTAAAAAGTTAATTTCATCATCTCCGCTATAG
- a CDS encoding RcnB family protein: MQKLYAILALMFSLCLVHQVANANPRHYGGPNDYKRDATGYRFQNLANENNDDDSMQQRRREREQRGLRRLQQHKWQAGYVMPQHYRSDSYKVDYRGTNLPKPARNQQWYKVNNDYILVDSETNNIIQIMEY, from the coding sequence ATGCAAAAGCTCTACGCGATTTTAGCGCTGATGTTTTCGCTATGCCTAGTGCATCAAGTTGCCAATGCAAACCCTCGTCATTATGGTGGGCCTAACGATTATAAACGTGACGCGACTGGCTATAGATTTCAAAATCTAGCCAATGAAAATAATGACGATGATAGCATGCAGCAAAGACGTCGTGAACGAGAACAACGTGGCTTAAGACGCTTGCAACAACATAAATGGCAAGCTGGTTATGTGATGCCACAACATTATCGAAGCGACAGTTATAAGGTAGATTATCGTGGTACCAATCTGCCCAAGCCTGCACGAAATCAACAATGGTATAAAGTCAACAATGACTATATTTTAGTTGATTCGGAAACCAATAATATTATTCAAATTATGGAATATTAA
- a CDS encoding HAD family hydrolase yields MQAVLFDLDGTLIDTAADFIRIIQEMCRQAQRPVVDAAHIRSQVSEGARAMVQLVYPELASDDPVFLAHRQRFLDIYAENIAVDTRLFAGMDELLLQLEAAQIPWGIVTNKPRALSESLLKALALEQRCAVLVCPEDVQHTKPDPEPMYLAAKQLQLDSQHIIYVGDHPRDIDAGRNAHMYTILAAYGYLPAAYRDDLAAWHADAIIDSVADLQKLLNSRLAHHATRAYSL; encoded by the coding sequence GTGCAAGCAGTATTATTTGATTTAGATGGTACCCTGATCGACACGGCTGCTGACTTTATTCGCATCATTCAAGAAATGTGTCGTCAGGCACAGCGTCCCGTGGTCGATGCCGCACACATTCGGAGCCAAGTCTCTGAAGGTGCCCGTGCCATGGTGCAATTGGTCTATCCAGAGCTGGCAAGTGATGATCCAGTCTTTCTGGCTCACCGTCAGCGCTTTTTAGATATTTATGCCGAAAACATCGCTGTTGATACTCGTCTGTTTGCAGGCATGGATGAATTACTGCTGCAATTGGAGGCAGCACAAATTCCCTGGGGAATCGTCACCAATAAACCCCGTGCGCTCAGTGAATCTTTACTCAAAGCCTTGGCACTCGAGCAACGCTGTGCCGTTCTGGTCTGCCCCGAAGACGTACAGCATACCAAGCCTGACCCAGAACCGATGTATTTGGCTGCGAAACAATTGCAATTAGACAGTCAACATATTATTTATGTCGGTGACCATCCACGTGATATCGATGCTGGTCGCAATGCTCACATGTATACCATTTTAGCTGCCTATGGTTATTTGCCCGCAGCCTATCGAGATGACTTGGCAGCGTGGCATGCCGATGCAATTATTGATAGTGTTGCTGATTTACAAAAACTTTTAAATAGTCGCCTCGCACACCACGCAACACGAGCATATTCTTTATAA
- a CDS encoding YciK family oxidoreductase has product MKFSEYQPRSDLLKDKIILITGAGDGIGRAAAISYALHGATVVLHGRTLNKLEVIYDEIEGLGAPQPAILPLQLSTATARDYELLRNTLQQQFGRLDGILHNAGILGERTELAHYNSELWDDVIAVNLRAPFVLTQELLPLLQQAEQASVVFTSSGVGREARARWGAYSVSKFALEAMSKIFALENTYPNIRYNCINPGGTRTAMRASAFPEEDPKTLPTPEHIMPAYLYLMGEDSAHLNGESINAQD; this is encoded by the coding sequence ATGAAATTTTCCGAGTATCAACCGCGTTCAGATTTACTTAAAGACAAGATTATTTTAATTACTGGTGCAGGTGATGGGATCGGTCGTGCAGCGGCAATTAGCTATGCCCTACATGGTGCGACGGTTGTCTTACATGGACGCACCTTAAATAAGCTTGAGGTGATCTATGATGAGATTGAAGGCTTAGGTGCGCCGCAACCAGCCATTTTACCCTTACAACTTTCAACCGCGACAGCACGCGACTATGAGCTGTTACGCAATACCTTACAGCAACAATTTGGTCGCCTAGATGGTATTTTACATAATGCAGGTATTCTGGGTGAACGCACTGAACTAGCACATTATAACAGTGAGCTATGGGATGACGTCATCGCCGTTAACTTACGTGCCCCCTTTGTGCTCACCCAAGAGTTATTGCCTTTATTGCAGCAGGCTGAACAAGCTTCTGTGGTCTTTACCAGTTCCGGCGTTGGTCGCGAAGCTCGGGCACGTTGGGGGGCTTATTCTGTATCAAAATTTGCTTTGGAAGCGATGAGCAAAATTTTCGCCCTCGAAAATACCTACCCGAATATTCGATACAATTGTATTAATCCAGGCGGCACACGGACGGCCATGCGCGCCTCGGCATTTCCAGAAGAAGATCCTAAAACACTGCCTACACCAGAACACATTATGCCCGCATATTTATATCTGATGGGCGAAGACAGTGCTCATCTCAATGGAGAAAGCATCAATGCGCAAGATTAA
- the ubiG gene encoding bifunctional 2-polyprenyl-6-hydroxyphenol methylase/3-demethylubiquinol 3-O-methyltransferase UbiG: MSQLNVDPQEIAKFEALASLWWDQNAEFRPLHQINPLRLNWIDDKSGGIQGKKVLDVGCGGGILAESMARRGAEVLGIDMGEAPLNVARLHAEQENVHHIEYRQIPVEQLAEQQAGQYDVVTCMEMLEHVPDPASIILACQKLAKPGGHVFFSTINRNPKAYLFAIIGAEYVLRLLKRGTHDYHKFIKPAELAHDIRAAQLTLKDMTGLHYNPLTKHYWLGANVDVNYMVYTQKEASA; encoded by the coding sequence ATGTCGCAACTCAACGTCGATCCACAAGAAATTGCCAAATTTGAGGCCCTCGCAAGCTTATGGTGGGATCAGAATGCTGAATTCCGTCCATTACACCAGATTAACCCATTGCGTCTCAATTGGATCGATGACAAATCCGGTGGCATCCAAGGCAAAAAAGTTTTAGATGTCGGCTGTGGCGGTGGAATCTTAGCAGAGAGCATGGCACGACGTGGTGCAGAAGTACTGGGTATCGATATGGGTGAAGCACCACTTAACGTTGCACGCTTACATGCAGAACAAGAGAATGTACATCATATTGAGTACCGTCAGATTCCTGTAGAACAGCTCGCAGAACAGCAGGCAGGACAATATGACGTTGTCACTTGCATGGAAATGTTGGAGCATGTACCCGACCCGGCATCGATTATTCTAGCTTGCCAAAAACTCGCCAAACCCGGCGGACATGTTTTTTTCTCCACCATTAACCGTAATCCGAAAGCTTATTTATTTGCCATTATTGGTGCTGAATATGTCTTGCGCTTATTAAAACGTGGCACACACGATTATCATAAATTTATTAAACCTGCTGAACTGGCACATGATATACGCGCAGCACAACTCACCCTCAAAGATATGACTGGTCTACATTATAACCCACTAACCAAACATTATTGGTTGGGCGCAAATGTCGACGTCAACTATATGGTATATACACAAAAAGAGGCATCGGCATGA